Proteins co-encoded in one Anabas testudineus chromosome 8, fAnaTes1.2, whole genome shotgun sequence genomic window:
- the csnk1da gene encoding casein kinase I, giving the protein MELRVGNRYRLGRKIGSGSFGDIYLGTDISVGEEVAIKLECVKTKHPQLHIESKIYKMMQGGVGIPTIKWCGAEGDYNVMVMELLGPSLEDLFNFCSRKFSLKTVLLLADQMISRIEYIHSKNFIHRDVKPDNFLMGLGKKGNLVYIIDFGLAKKYRDARTHQHIPYRENKNLTGTARYASINTHLGIEQSRRDDLESLGYVLMYFNLGSLPWQGLKAATKRQKYERISEKKMSTPIEVLCKGYPSEFATYLNFCRSLRFDDKPDYSYLRQLFRNLFHRQGFSYDYVFDWNMLKFGANRAVEDAERERREREERLRHSRNPGARGMASASGRARAAQDVAVPSPLNPAPHTGLEKERKVSMRLHRGAPVNISSSDLTGRQDTSRMSTSQALSRVTPSGLQSAAPR; this is encoded by the exons ATGGAGCTGAGAGTGGGGAACAGATACAGACTGGGCAGGAAAATTGGAAGTGGATCATTTGGAGACATCTACCTGG gCACTGATATTTCAGTTGGAGAAGAAGTAGCCATCAAATTGGAATGTGTGAAGACCAAACACCCACAGCTCCACATAGAGAGCAAAATCTATAAGATGATGCAGGGTGGAG TGGGTATTCCAACGATAAAGTGGTGCGGAGCAGAGGGCGACTACAATGTGATGGTGATGGAGCTTCTCGGGCCCAGTCTGGAGGATCTGTTCAATTTCTGCTCTCGGAAGTTCAGCCTTAAGACAGTTCTGTTGCTGGCAGACCAGAtg ATCAGCCGTATTGAATACATCCACTCCAAGAACTTCATCCACAGAGATGTGAAGCCAGACAACTTCTTGATGGGGCTGGGCAAGAAAGGTAACCTGGTCTACATCATCGACTTCGGCCTGGCCAAGAAATACCGCGACGCCCGCACACACCAGCACATCCCATACCGCGAAAACAAGAATCTGACCGGCACAGCCCGCTATGCCTCCATAAACACCCATCTGGGCATTG AGCAGTCCAGACGGGACGATTTGGAGTCTCTGGGATACGTCCTCATGTACTTCAACTTGGGTTCTCTTCCTTGGCAGGGCCTCAAAGCTGCTACCAAGAGACAGAAATATGAGCGCATCAGTGAGAAGAAAATGTCCACGCCCATTGAGGTCCTCTGCAAAGGCTACCCAT CGGAGTTCGCCACCTACTTGAACTTCTGCCGTTCTCTACGGTTTGATGACAAGCCTGACTACTCGTATCTCCGCCAGCTCTTCAGGAACCTCTTCCACAGACAGGGCTTCTCCTACGACTACGTCTTTGACTGGAACATGCTCAAATTT GGCGCCAACAGGGCCGTGGAGGATGCAGAGAGGGAGCGTCGTGAGCGAGAGGAGAGGCTGAGGCACAGTAGGAACCCTGGGGCCAGAGGCATGGCATCAGCCTCTGGAAGAGCCAGGGCAGCTCAGGATGTGGCAGTCCCCTCCCCTCTCAACCCTGCCCCACACACAG gtttggagaaggaaaggaaagtgAGCATGCGTCTTCATCGTGGAGCACCTGTGAACATCTCCTCCTCAGATCTGACTGGGCGCCAGGACACATCCCGCATGTCCACCTCACAG GCTCTGTCCCGAGTCACACCCAGCGGCCTCCAGTCTGCAGCTCCACGATGA